From the Pseudooceanicola aestuarii genome, one window contains:
- the pstA gene encoding phosphate ABC transporter permease PstA: protein MTTTTQGTLGTAVKTDQQAFDAVRRAKRKDILFATGGLVVMAIAMTLLLTLIGDLVIRGAGRISYDFMTSYPSRLPQRAGILSAWVGSLLVILVTAVLAIPIGIGAGLYLEEYARKGWLSNFIEINVSNLAGVPSIIYGLLALGLFVYGFSFGKTILVAGMTLALLILPIVIVSTREAVRAIPRIIKEGAYGLGADQWQVMWSYIIPAARPGILTGAIVGLSRAIGETAPIITIGALTFIAFLPPPPVSAEFPFISFAWLNDGFTVLPIQMFNWLSRPQADFHIAAAATGVVLIALTFTLNGIAIWIRYRLRQGYRN, encoded by the coding sequence ATGACCACCACGACACAGGGAACCCTCGGCACCGCCGTGAAGACCGACCAGCAGGCCTTTGACGCTGTCCGCCGGGCCAAGCGCAAGGACATCCTGTTCGCGACCGGCGGGCTGGTGGTCATGGCCATCGCGATGACGCTGCTGCTGACGCTGATCGGGGATCTGGTCATCCGAGGCGCCGGGCGGATCTCCTACGACTTCATGACCAGCTACCCCTCCCGGTTGCCGCAGCGCGCGGGGATCCTGTCGGCCTGGGTCGGCTCTCTCCTCGTGATCCTGGTGACAGCGGTCCTGGCGATCCCCATCGGCATCGGCGCCGGCCTCTACCTGGAGGAATACGCCCGCAAGGGATGGTTGTCGAACTTCATCGAGATCAACGTATCCAACCTGGCGGGCGTGCCGTCGATCATCTACGGGCTGCTGGCGCTTGGCCTGTTCGTTTACGGCTTCAGTTTCGGCAAGACGATCCTGGTCGCGGGCATGACGCTTGCGCTGTTGATCCTGCCGATCGTCATCGTCTCCACTCGGGAGGCGGTTCGGGCCATTCCCCGCATCATCAAGGAAGGCGCCTATGGGCTGGGTGCGGATCAATGGCAGGTGATGTGGTCCTACATCATTCCCGCCGCCCGCCCCGGCATCCTGACCGGTGCCATCGTGGGGCTGAGCCGCGCGATCGGCGAGACGGCCCCGATCATCACCATCGGCGCGCTGACCTTCATCGCCTTTCTGCCGCCGCCGCCGGTCAGCGCAGAGTTCCCCTTCATCTCCTTTGCCTGGCTGAACGACGGCTTCACCGTGCTGCCGATCCAGATGTTCAACTGGCTGTCCCGGCCGCAGGCAGACTTTCACATCGCCGCCGCCGCCACGGGCGTGGTGCTGATCGCGTTGACATTCACGCTCAACGGGATCGCCATCTGGATCCGGTACCGGCTGCGCCAAGGCTACAGGAACTGA
- the pstB gene encoding phosphate ABC transporter ATP-binding protein PstB, with the protein MTETNIFMDEISKDKTPAEARTTTESEAPPAIRPAAERDPLRARIEDFSFFYSNGFQAIKHVDMPILDRKITAIIGPSGCGKSTLLRSLNRMHDLYPGNRYEGRVILEPEGENLIGPEADPVLVRLRVGMVFQKPNPFPKSIYENVAAGLRVRGIRKRAVIDEAVETALRRAAIWDEVKDKLHGSAYDLSGGQQQRLCIARGLAPNPEILLLDEPTSALDPIATAKVEDLVQELSETVTIVIVTHNMQQAARISHRTAFMYMGEAMEFGDTNQIFTSPKHPRTESYITGRYG; encoded by the coding sequence ATGACCGAGACGAACATTTTCATGGACGAGATATCCAAAGACAAGACCCCGGCCGAAGCACGGACCACCACGGAATCGGAAGCGCCCCCCGCGATCAGACCGGCAGCCGAACGCGACCCGCTGCGCGCCCGGATCGAAGATTTCAGCTTTTTCTACAGCAACGGCTTCCAGGCGATCAAACATGTCGACATGCCGATCCTGGACCGCAAGATCACCGCGATCATCGGCCCGTCCGGCTGCGGCAAGTCCACCTTGCTGCGCAGCCTGAACCGGATGCATGATCTCTATCCCGGCAACCGTTACGAGGGCCGGGTGATCCTGGAACCGGAGGGAGAGAACCTGATCGGCCCGGAGGCCGACCCGGTGCTGGTGCGTCTGCGTGTGGGCATGGTGTTCCAGAAGCCGAACCCGTTCCCCAAGTCGATCTACGAGAACGTTGCCGCCGGACTGCGGGTGCGCGGTATCCGCAAGCGCGCGGTGATTGACGAGGCGGTGGAAACCGCCCTGCGCCGCGCGGCCATCTGGGACGAGGTGAAGGACAAGCTGCACGGTTCTGCCTATGACCTGTCGGGGGGACAGCAACAACGGCTGTGCATCGCCCGTGGCCTGGCGCCGAACCCGGAAATCCTGCTGCTGGACGAGCCGACCTCGGCGCTGGACCCCATCGCGACGGCCAAGGTCGAGGACCTGGTGCAGGAGCTGTCCGAGACAGTGACCATCGTCATCGTGACCCACAACATGCAGCAGGCGGCGCGGATCTCGCACCGGACGGCCTTCATGTACATGGGGGAGGCGATGGAATTCGGGGACACCAACCAGATCTTCACCAGCCCGAAACATCCCCGGACCGAAAGTTACATCACCGGGCGCTACGGGTGA
- the phoU gene encoding phosphate signaling complex protein PhoU, giving the protein MTSNPHLLKSFDAAFADLLDAFRRMGKLTAENCTLATNAYLDADEIRALEAVNRDLDIDAAFEQLRADCFDLLLRFQPMARDLRLVMGIEHAVGNLERAGDHAKNIARHVIAAPGLTLRPEEARQIADMAGLVVRTLDQAVIAMVEHATEAAKQVITTDTRVDAYKDAILDGVMVTLRQHPAQARQHVGRLFVATALERIGDHATNLAEEVLFVSRGMPPGATRSGQDLS; this is encoded by the coding sequence ATGACGTCCAATCCCCACCTGTTGAAATCCTTCGACGCGGCCTTTGCCGACCTGCTTGACGCCTTTCGTCGCATGGGCAAGCTGACGGCCGAGAATTGCACGTTGGCCACCAACGCCTATCTCGACGCCGACGAGATACGCGCGCTGGAGGCGGTCAACCGCGACCTCGACATCGACGCGGCCTTTGAACAGCTGCGCGCCGATTGTTTCGACTTGCTGCTGCGGTTTCAGCCCATGGCCCGTGATCTGCGGCTGGTGATGGGCATCGAACACGCGGTGGGGAACCTTGAGCGGGCGGGCGACCACGCCAAGAACATCGCCCGGCATGTGATCGCGGCCCCGGGCCTGACACTCCGCCCCGAAGAGGCCCGGCAGATCGCGGATATGGCCGGTCTTGTCGTGCGTACGCTGGACCAGGCCGTGATCGCGATGGTGGAGCACGCCACCGAAGCCGCCAAGCAGGTGATCACCACCGATACACGCGTGGACGCCTACAAGGATGCGATCCTGGACGGGGTGATGGTGACCCTGCGCCAGCATCCGGCGCAGGCACGGCAGCATGTCGGGCGCCTGTTCGTGGCCACGGCACTGGAACGGATCGGGGACCATGCGACCAACCTGGCCGAAGAAGTGCTGTTCGTGTCGCGCGGCATGCCCCCGGGCGCGACGCGCTCGGGGCAGGATCTGTCATGA
- a CDS encoding winged helix-turn-helix domain-containing protein, with amino-acid sequence MSWALKTGPSVSLLEFDDILLEVDCLRIRRGGVAVHVASTEFQLLATLIECPGTVWHRTALVHRIWGQDAEIDRRTVDVHVARLRKALGQTDNKYPIRTVRGVGYALG; translated from the coding sequence ATGAGCTGGGCGCTGAAGACCGGTCCCAGCGTCAGCTTGCTGGAATTCGACGACATCCTGCTGGAGGTCGATTGCCTGCGCATTCGGCGCGGAGGGGTGGCCGTTCATGTCGCCTCGACCGAGTTTCAGTTGCTGGCCACGTTGATCGAATGCCCCGGCACGGTCTGGCACCGCACGGCCCTGGTCCACCGGATCTGGGGACAGGACGCCGAGATCGATCGCCGGACCGTGGATGTCCACGTGGCGCGTCTGCGCAAGGCCCTGGGCCAGACGGACAACAAGTACCCTATCCGTACGGTCCGCGGTGTGGGCTACGCCCTGGGCTGA
- a CDS encoding helix-turn-helix domain-containing protein, whose protein sequence is MNEKANIAALAALAHPGRMSVFRLLARRTPDTVPAGEMTAALDLKPSTLSVYLGILTRAGLIQQTRRGRSLHYGIDLALTASLIEYLVNDCCRGRPELLTALLSEGQKDIPATRSKTFNVLFVCTGNSTRSIFAEAILKAEGGDRFQAFSCGTNPRETLKPMAVEVLLSKGHDAAQFHPKGLDIFHDGTAPRMDFVFTVCDHAANEECPPLSGQPVTAHWGMPDPSRTTGGEAERALAFLQAYATMERRLKAFVSLPFASLSRISLQRELDDIGQVLEGA, encoded by the coding sequence GTGAACGAAAAGGCGAACATCGCGGCGCTTGCTGCCCTTGCGCACCCCGGCCGCATGTCGGTCTTTCGCCTTCTGGCGCGGCGTACCCCCGATACGGTCCCGGCCGGAGAGATGACCGCCGCGCTGGACCTCAAGCCCAGCACGCTTTCGGTCTATCTGGGCATTCTGACGCGGGCCGGGCTGATCCAGCAGACACGCCGGGGACGGTCGCTCCACTACGGCATTGATCTTGCCCTCACGGCTTCCCTGATCGAATATCTTGTGAACGATTGTTGCCGGGGTCGGCCGGAACTTCTGACCGCCCTGTTGTCCGAGGGCCAGAAGGACATTCCCGCCACCCGGTCGAAGACATTCAACGTCCTGTTTGTCTGCACCGGAAATTCCACGCGCTCGATCTTTGCCGAGGCTATTCTGAAAGCCGAGGGCGGTGACAGGTTTCAGGCCTTCTCCTGCGGGACGAACCCGCGTGAGACACTCAAGCCGATGGCTGTCGAGGTGCTGCTTTCCAAGGGGCATGACGCGGCGCAATTCCACCCGAAGGGTCTCGACATCTTTCATGACGGCACGGCCCCGCGCATGGATTTCGTCTTTACCGTCTGCGATCACGCCGCAAACGAGGAATGCCCGCCCTTGTCGGGCCAGCCGGTCACCGCCCATTGGGGAATGCCGGACCCCAGCAGGACCACGGGCGGAGAGGCGGAGCGCGCGCTGGCCTTTCTGCAAGCCTATGCCACGATGGAGCGCCGGTTGAAGGCCTTTGTCTCGCTGCCTTTCGCGTCGCTTTCCCGGATTTCCCTGCAACGGGAACTGGACGACATCGGACAGGTGCTGGAAGGGGCATAG
- a CDS encoding FadR/GntR family transcriptional regulator — translation MPDLAIQPFKPRPAYQAIFAELQRYIMSGILKPGDPLPTETDLAERFAVNRSTVRESIRQLEAEGLVVRESRKRLVVSVPSSGDLAPRVTRAMVMNEVTFQELVDVAMVLEPMAAEMAAHRATPAEISALEDNLIELEQAIASGGDTVEVDLRFHALLAECTHNRVLFLSREPVSLLLFRSFEVIRPRIAQASARNLTAHRHIVDLVKAGDAPGARRWMERHLKDFERGWALAGMQPDARIDPTITYEPDS, via the coding sequence TTGCCCGACCTCGCCATCCAGCCGTTCAAGCCGCGACCGGCCTATCAGGCGATCTTTGCGGAATTGCAGCGCTATATCATGTCGGGGATCCTGAAGCCGGGTGACCCGTTGCCCACCGAAACCGACCTGGCAGAGCGGTTCGCGGTCAACCGCTCCACCGTCCGGGAGAGCATCCGGCAGCTGGAAGCCGAAGGGCTGGTGGTCCGTGAAAGCCGCAAACGGCTGGTCGTGTCGGTGCCCAGCTCGGGCGACCTTGCGCCGCGTGTCACCCGCGCCATGGTGATGAACGAGGTCACGTTCCAGGAACTGGTGGACGTGGCGATGGTCCTGGAACCGATGGCCGCGGAAATGGCCGCCCACCGCGCCACCCCGGCGGAGATCTCCGCGCTGGAGGATAATCTGATCGAACTGGAACAGGCGATCGCCTCCGGGGGCGACACGGTGGAGGTGGACCTGCGCTTTCACGCGTTGCTGGCTGAATGCACCCATAACCGCGTGCTGTTCCTGTCGCGGGAGCCGGTCAGCCTGCTGCTGTTCCGCTCCTTCGAGGTCATCCGCCCCCGGATCGCCCAAGCCTCCGCCCGGAACCTGACGGCACATCGGCACATCGTGGATCTGGTGAAGGCCGGCGATGCGCCCGGCGCGCGCCGGTGGATGGAGCGGCACCTGAAGGATTTCGAACGCGGCTGGGCGTTGGCCGGTATGCAGCCCGACGCCCGCATCGACCCGACGATCACCTATGAGCCCGACAGCTGA
- a CDS encoding SDR family NAD(P)-dependent oxidoreductase has protein sequence MEVNGLAAIVTGGASGLGGATVEMLTGAGAKVAIFDMNAEAGEARARATGAVFFKVDVTDESAVEEAIAQAEGLHGKARILVNCAGIAPPAKVVSREGEALPLAAFAKVVQINLIGTFNVLSKFAAALHGTERPGEEAGVIINTASVAAFDGQIGQAAYAASKGGVAGMTLPIARELARHGIRVMTIAPGLFLTPMLEGLPQEAQDSLGAQAPFPSRLGAPGEYANLVAAIIDNPMLNGETIRLDGAIRMAPK, from the coding sequence ATGGAAGTGAACGGACTGGCCGCAATCGTGACTGGCGGGGCCTCGGGCCTGGGCGGCGCGACGGTGGAGATGCTGACCGGCGCCGGGGCCAAGGTCGCGATTTTCGACATGAACGCCGAGGCCGGAGAGGCCAGGGCCAGGGCCACCGGCGCCGTGTTCTTCAAGGTCGATGTCACTGACGAAAGCGCGGTGGAGGAGGCTATCGCCCAGGCGGAGGGGCTGCACGGCAAGGCCCGCATCCTGGTCAATTGCGCCGGCATCGCCCCGCCGGCCAAGGTCGTCTCCCGCGAGGGAGAGGCTCTGCCGCTGGCGGCGTTCGCCAAGGTGGTTCAGATCAACCTGATCGGAACGTTCAACGTTCTGTCGAAATTCGCCGCCGCTCTGCATGGCACCGAAAGACCGGGCGAAGAGGCCGGGGTGATCATCAACACCGCCTCCGTCGCGGCCTTCGACGGGCAGATCGGGCAGGCGGCCTATGCCGCGTCCAAGGGCGGTGTCGCGGGCATGACTCTGCCCATCGCGCGGGAACTTGCCCGCCATGGCATCCGCGTGATGACCATCGCGCCGGGACTCTTCCTGACCCCGATGCTGGAGGGCCTGCCGCAGGAGGCCCAGGACAGCCTGGGCGCACAGGCGCCGTTTCCCAGTCGCCTGGGCGCGCCCGGAGAATACGCGAACCTGGTTGCCGCCATCATCGACAATCCCATGCTGAACGGCGAGACGATCCGCCTGGACGGCGCGATCCGAATGGCTCCGAAATGA
- a CDS encoding acyl-CoA dehydrogenase family protein, which translates to MTDFLDNSRISPRAQEIAARVETFVRDTVAPYEHDPRCGDHGPSDALVTELRGLAREAGVLTPHILPDGDHLTHLETAAVLMRSGLSPLGPIAVNTAAPDEGNMFLLGHVGSPEMKERFLTPLVRGDMRSAFFMTEPAAENGAGSDPMMMQTTCRPDGNHWVINGRKTYITGAEGAGMGIVMAKSDDGACMFLVDLPNPAIRIDRVMDTIDSSMPGGHAEITIDNLRVPADQMLGQSGEGFRYAQIRLAPARLTHCMRWLGACLRAHEIATDYANRRHAFGKALIDHEGVGFMLAENQIDLRQAEQMIYWCAGVLDTGAQGTTESSMAKVAVSEALMRIADRCVQVMGGQGVTRDTIVEQVFREVRAFRIYDGPTEVHKWSLAKRIKRSWTKAQEAS; encoded by the coding sequence ATGACAGATTTTCTTGACAATTCCCGGATCTCGCCCCGCGCGCAGGAAATTGCCGCGCGGGTGGAAACCTTCGTCCGCGACACCGTCGCCCCCTATGAGCACGACCCACGCTGCGGCGATCACGGCCCTTCGGACGCGCTGGTGACAGAGCTGCGAGGCCTCGCACGGGAGGCCGGGGTGCTGACGCCGCATATCCTGCCCGACGGGGATCACCTGACGCATCTGGAAACGGCGGCGGTTCTGATGCGGTCCGGCCTGTCGCCCCTGGGTCCGATTGCGGTCAATACCGCTGCGCCGGACGAGGGCAACATGTTCCTGCTGGGCCATGTCGGATCGCCGGAGATGAAGGAACGGTTCCTTACCCCGTTGGTCCGGGGCGACATGCGCTCGGCCTTTTTCATGACCGAACCGGCGGCGGAGAACGGCGCCGGGTCCGATCCGATGATGATGCAGACCACCTGCCGCCCCGACGGCAACCATTGGGTGATCAACGGGCGCAAGACCTATATCACCGGGGCCGAGGGGGCGGGCATGGGCATCGTCATGGCGAAATCCGATGACGGCGCCTGCATGTTCCTGGTCGACCTGCCGAATCCGGCCATCCGCATCGACCGGGTGATGGACACGATCGACAGCTCCATGCCCGGCGGCCATGCCGAAATCACCATCGACAACCTGCGCGTGCCCGCGGACCAGATGCTGGGGCAAAGCGGTGAGGGCTTCCGCTATGCCCAGATCCGTCTGGCCCCGGCGCGGCTCACCCATTGCATGCGCTGGCTGGGCGCCTGTCTGCGTGCCCACGAGATCGCCACCGATTACGCCAATCGGCGCCACGCCTTCGGCAAGGCGCTGATCGACCACGAGGGCGTCGGCTTCATGCTGGCGGAAAACCAGATCGACCTGCGGCAGGCCGAACAGATGATCTACTGGTGCGCGGGCGTGCTGGATACCGGCGCGCAGGGCACCACCGAAAGCTCCATGGCCAAGGTCGCGGTATCCGAGGCGCTGATGCGCATCGCCGACCGCTGCGTGCAGGTGATGGGCGGGCAGGGCGTCACCCGCGACACCATCGTGGAACAGGTCTTCCGGGAGGTCCGGGCCTTCCGCATCTACGACGGCCCGACGGAGGTCCATAAATGGAGCCTGGCCAAGCGGATCAAGCGCAGCTGGACCAAGGCGCAGGAGGCCTCATGA
- a CDS encoding phosphotransferase, producing MTDRATAGSTTGGGDSPATGAAANQGAGAVRDGFHFDEGRLADWMAQHVDGFRGPLEVTQFRGGQSNPTYRLITPGKSYVLRRKPPGRVAHGAHAVDREARVQQALATVDFPVARIHALCTDDSVIGSWFYVMDMVEGRIFWDATLPEVPQTDRTAYYNEMNSVLSRLHRVDLDAVGLEDYGRRGDFVRRQIARWTKSYHADPDAGRDAGMDALIEWLPGAVPQEDETALIHGDYRCDNLVFHPQEPRVLAVLDWELSTLGHPVADFAYHAMMYRMPPDIVAGLGGSDPRALGLPDEDAYLTAYCRNTGRAAIPDYNFYIAFNLFRLAAIFHGIKGRAMRGNAASAHAQERAKAFPRLVELALDAAKDCR from the coding sequence ATGACCGACCGCGCAACGGCGGGATCGACCACGGGTGGCGGGGACAGTCCCGCCACCGGCGCGGCGGCGAACCAGGGCGCCGGCGCGGTGCGTGACGGTTTCCACTTTGACGAGGGGCGGCTGGCGGATTGGATGGCGCAGCATGTGGACGGGTTTCGCGGTCCGCTGGAGGTGACGCAGTTCCGCGGCGGCCAATCGAACCCGACCTATCGGCTGATTACACCCGGCAAATCCTACGTCCTGCGGCGCAAGCCGCCGGGCCGGGTCGCCCATGGCGCCCATGCCGTCGATCGGGAGGCCCGGGTGCAGCAGGCACTGGCCACCGTCGATTTCCCTGTCGCGCGCATTCATGCGCTGTGCACCGACGACAGCGTCATCGGCAGCTGGTTCTACGTCATGGACATGGTGGAGGGGCGGATCTTCTGGGATGCGACCCTGCCCGAGGTACCGCAGACCGACCGCACCGCCTATTACAACGAGATGAACAGCGTGCTGTCGCGTCTGCACCGGGTCGATCTGGATGCTGTGGGGCTGGAAGACTACGGGCGCCGGGGCGATTTCGTCCGCCGCCAGATCGCGCGCTGGACCAAAAGCTATCACGCCGATCCCGATGCGGGTCGCGACGCTGGCATGGACGCGCTGATCGAATGGCTGCCCGGTGCCGTTCCGCAGGAGGACGAGACCGCCTTGATCCACGGCGATTACCGCTGTGACAATCTGGTCTTTCACCCGCAGGAGCCGCGCGTTCTGGCGGTTCTGGATTGGGAATTGTCCACCCTGGGCCACCCGGTCGCGGATTTTGCCTATCACGCGATGATGTATCGGATGCCGCCCGATATCGTGGCGGGACTGGGTGGCAGCGATCCCCGCGCGCTTGGCCTGCCGGACGAAGACGCCTACCTGACCGCCTATTGCCGCAACACCGGGCGCGCGGCCATTCCCGATTACAATTTCTACATCGCGTTCAACCTCTTCCGCCTGGCGGCGATTTTCCATGGGATCAAGGGGCGGGCCATGCGCGGCAATGCCGCCTCTGCCCATGCGCAGGAACGGGCCAAGGCGTTTCCTCGGTTGGTGGAACTGGCACTGGACGCCGCAAAGGATTGCAGATGA
- a CDS encoding enoyl-CoA hydratase/isomerase family protein, protein MTDSLTIERDGAVARLVLNRPDKGNALDQPLADALAEAALSVATDRAVRAVVLTGAGRLFCAGGDVDTFAEAGDHVSAFLTRLAGVVHVALGHFATMDKPLITLVNGPAAGAGLSLAISGDVVLAAPDAHFTPAYLGIGLTPDGGMTWLLPRLVGMRRAQEMILTNTRVGAEEAARIGLISRVVDDGTLEEEGARIADRMARGAVGAMGQARRLLHASHATGFAQQMEAETRAIAAAGAGAEGREGVSAYLAGRKPDFVNGGDHD, encoded by the coding sequence ATGACCGACAGCCTGACGATCGAGCGCGACGGCGCGGTGGCGCGGTTGGTGCTGAACCGCCCCGACAAAGGCAACGCGCTGGACCAGCCACTGGCCGATGCGCTGGCCGAGGCGGCGCTGTCCGTCGCCACCGACCGGGCCGTCCGGGCCGTGGTCCTGACCGGCGCCGGACGGCTGTTCTGTGCCGGTGGCGATGTCGATACCTTTGCCGAAGCGGGGGATCACGTGTCGGCGTTTCTCACCCGGCTGGCGGGTGTGGTGCACGTGGCCCTGGGCCATTTCGCCACGATGGACAAACCCTTGATCACGCTGGTCAATGGCCCTGCGGCGGGCGCGGGCCTCAGCCTTGCGATTTCCGGCGACGTGGTGCTGGCTGCTCCCGATGCGCATTTCACCCCGGCCTATCTGGGTATAGGGCTGACGCCGGACGGCGGGATGACATGGCTGCTGCCGCGCCTTGTGGGGATGCGCCGCGCACAGGAAATGATCCTGACCAACACCCGCGTCGGGGCGGAGGAGGCGGCCCGGATCGGCCTGATCTCCCGCGTGGTCGACGACGGCACGCTGGAGGAGGAGGGCGCCCGCATCGCCGACCGGATGGCGCGGGGCGCCGTGGGCGCGATGGGGCAGGCGCGGCGGTTGCTGCATGCCTCCCACGCCACCGGCTTTGCCCAGCAGATGGAAGCGGAGACCCGCGCCATCGCCGCCGCCGGGGCGGGTGCAGAAGGGCGCGAAGGCGTCAGCGCCTACCTGGCCGGACGCAAACCCGATTTCGTGAATGGAGGAGACCATGACTGA
- a CDS encoding acetyl-CoA C-acetyltransferase → MTEAYIVDSIRTAGGRRDGALRDWHPADLGGEILNALVDRTGIDPAAVDDVIVGCVTQAGQQAFAFGRNCVLASNLPQSVPAVTIDRQCGSSQQSIQFAAQAVMSGTQDVVIAMGVESMTRVPMFSNVTLHRKAGLGGPFSDRIGARYGTTEFSQFKGAEMIARKHGLDRETLDRFALESHRRAQTATEAGAFAEEILPLAVGDGLHDRDEGIRADASLDGISAVRTLEDGGMITAANASQICDGAAGVMIVSEAALKRHGLTPRARIVNLTVTAGDPVIMLEEPIPATARALDRAGMKIDDIDLYEVNEAFAPVPLAWLKETGADPARLNVNGGAIALGHPLGASGARLMTTLLSGLRQTGGRYGLQTMCEGGGIANVTIVEAV, encoded by the coding sequence ATGACTGAAGCCTATATCGTCGACAGCATTCGCACCGCCGGTGGCCGCCGTGACGGCGCGCTGAGGGATTGGCACCCCGCCGATCTGGGCGGAGAGATCCTGAACGCGCTGGTCGATCGCACCGGCATCGACCCGGCTGCGGTGGATGACGTGATCGTGGGATGCGTCACGCAGGCCGGGCAACAGGCCTTTGCCTTTGGGCGCAATTGCGTGCTGGCATCGAACCTGCCGCAAAGCGTGCCGGCGGTGACCATCGACCGGCAATGCGGCAGCTCGCAACAATCCATCCAGTTCGCCGCGCAGGCCGTCATGTCCGGCACGCAGGATGTGGTGATCGCCATGGGCGTCGAAAGCATGACGCGTGTGCCGATGTTCTCCAACGTGACGCTGCACCGGAAGGCGGGCCTGGGCGGTCCGTTCAGCGATCGGATCGGTGCGCGCTATGGCACCACGGAGTTCAGCCAGTTCAAAGGCGCGGAGATGATCGCGCGGAAACACGGCCTTGACCGGGAGACACTGGACCGGTTCGCCCTTGAAAGCCATCGCCGCGCCCAGACCGCGACCGAGGCGGGCGCCTTTGCCGAAGAAATCCTGCCGCTGGCTGTCGGGGACGGGCTGCATGATCGCGACGAGGGGATCCGCGCCGATGCGTCCCTTGACGGGATTTCCGCCGTTCGCACGCTTGAAGATGGCGGCATGATCACGGCCGCCAATGCCTCGCAGATCTGCGACGGCGCGGCGGGCGTGATGATCGTGTCGGAGGCGGCGCTGAAACGCCACGGGCTGACCCCGCGCGCGCGGATCGTGAACCTGACCGTGACCGCCGGTGACCCCGTCATCATGCTGGAGGAACCGATCCCCGCCACCGCCCGCGCGCTGGACCGGGCCGGGATGAAGATTGACGATATCGACCTTTACGAGGTGAACGAGGCCTTTGCCCCGGTGCCACTGGCCTGGCTCAAGGAAACGGGTGCAGATCCGGCCCGGTTGAACGTGAATGGCGGGGCAATCGCGCTTGGGCACCCTCTCGGCGCGAGCGGCGCGCGGCTGATGACGACATTGTTGTCAGGTCTGCGCCAGACCGGAGGCCGCTACGGTTTGCAGACCATGTGCGAGGGCGGCGGGATTGCAAATGTGACGATTGTCGAGGCCGTCTGA
- a CDS encoding ABC transporter ATP-binding protein, producing MSAGSVADTAGAAREAGKLEVDGITLTFGGVKALRDASFQAEKGSISALIGPNGAGKTSLFNCISGFYRPATGRILLDGQDLTRMRPPARAALGLARSFQNIALFRGMTVLDNIKLGRHAYMRTNLLQAFLYAGPAAREEEALRREVEERIIDFLEIDHIRNQPVAVLSYGLQKRVELARALAMRPRVLLLDEPVAGMNREETEDMARFILDVKEEWGVTIVMVEHDMGLVMDISDHVTVLNFGQVIASGAPAQVQNDPLVAEAYLGSGDPQALVDRIEREMTA from the coding sequence ATGAGTGCGGGCAGTGTCGCAGATACCGCCGGGGCCGCGCGTGAGGCCGGCAAGCTGGAGGTCGACGGCATCACCCTGACCTTCGGCGGGGTGAAGGCGTTGCGCGATGCGTCGTTTCAGGCGGAAAAAGGCAGCATCAGCGCCCTGATCGGCCCCAATGGCGCGGGCAAGACGTCGTTGTTCAACTGCATATCGGGGTTTTATCGGCCCGCCACCGGGCGCATTCTGCTGGACGGGCAGGACCTCACCCGCATGCGCCCCCCCGCCCGCGCGGCCTTGGGGCTGGCGCGGTCGTTCCAGAATATCGCGCTGTTTCGCGGCATGACCGTGCTGGACAATATCAAGCTGGGCCGCCACGCCTACATGCGCACCAACCTGTTGCAGGCGTTTCTGTATGCCGGGCCCGCCGCGCGGGAGGAGGAAGCCCTGCGCCGCGAGGTCGAGGAGCGGATCATTGATTTCCTGGAGATCGACCACATCCGCAACCAGCCCGTCGCCGTCCTGTCCTATGGGCTGCAAAAACGGGTGGAGCTGGCCCGCGCCCTGGCCATGCGCCCGCGCGTTCTGCTGCTGGACGAACCCGTCGCCGGCATGAACCGCGAGGAGACGGAGGACATGGCCCGCTTCATCCTCGACGTGAAGGAGGAATGGGGCGTCACCATCGTGATGGTGGAGCATGACATGGGACTGGTCATGGATATCTCCGATCACGTGACCGTACTGAATTTCGGACAGGTGATTGCCAGCGGCGCGCCCGCGCAGGTGCAGAACGATCCGCTTGTCGCCGAGGCCTATCTGGGCAGTGGCGATCCGCAGGCATTGGTGGACCGGATCGAACGGGAGATGACGGCATGA